The Vreelandella piezotolerans genomic interval CCACCGAGAGGCCGCCGATGGCCAAGCCATCGAAGCCGATCTCCAACAGCCCCTTGAGCGAGCGCTCACGCAGCTCTGGGTGCATGCCGCCCTGGATGATGCCGAACAGGGCAGAGGGCGAGTCGCCGTGGGCATCCCGGGAGCGCTTGGCCCACCGCAGCGATAGTTCCATGGATTTTTCGGCCTCTTCGAACGTGGCCGGATAGGGCGTGCACTCGTCGAAGATCATGACGACATCAGAGCCCAGCGAGCGCTGCACCGCCATGGACTCTTCCGGACCCATAAACACTTTGCTGCCGTCCACCGGCGAGCGGAAATGCACGCCCTGCTCGGTGATCTTGCGCATCTCGCCCAGCGAGAACACCTGGAAGCCGCCGGAGTCGGTCAGGATCGGCTTATCCCACTGGGCGAAGTCGTGCAGGTCGCCGTGAGCTTCGATCACCTCGGTGCCGGGGCGTAGCCAGAGATGGAAGGTATTGCCCAGGATGATCTCTGCGCCGATCTCTTTGACCGACTCGGGCGTCATGCCCTTGACCGTGCCGTAGGTGCCGACCGGCATGAACGCAGGGGTTTCCACCGTGCCACGGGGGAAGTGCAAACGGCCACGACGCGCGCGGCCATCCTCGGCTAAGCGCTCGAAGCGCATGAAGCATTCGTTTCGCATCACAATAACTCGTTGTTCAATCGGTAAGCGCGTCGGTTAGCGGGTCAGCAGCATCGCATCGCCGTAGCTGAAGAAGGCGTAGCGCTCTTCAACTGCCGTGCGGTAGGCCTGCATGATGTGCTCATAGCCCGCGAACGCCGATACCAGCATCAATAGGGTGGATTCGGGTAGATGGAAATTGGTAATCAGAGCATCCACGCAGCGCCACTCGTAGCCGGGGTAAATGAAGATGTCGGTATCGCCACTGAACGGCGCTATCTGGCCATCGCTACTTTTCATGCAAGCGCTCTCCAGGCAGCGAACGCTCGTCGTTCCCACGGCGATCACGCGTTTACCGGCGGCTTGCGTCTCGCGAATCTGTTGGCAGGTCGCGTCAGTCACCTCGATCCACTCGCTGTGCATGTGGTGTTCGAGGATGTTATCCACCCGCACCGGCTGGAAGGTGCCCGCACCAACGTGCAGCGTCACGAAAGCACTGTTGATGCCTTTTTCGGCCAGGGCGTCCAGCAGCGGCTGGTCGAAGTGGAGCCCAGCAGTCGGTGCTGCGACGGCCCCGTCTCGGCGAGCGTAGACGGTTTGGTAGCGCTCACGGTCGCTTAGCTCGTCTTCCCGGGTAATGTAGGGGGGCAGCGGCATATGGCCGTGCTTTTCCAGCAGCGCGATCATCGGCGTGTCGCCTAAAAAGCGCAGCTCGAATAGGGCGTCGCGGCGGCCTTCGACCACGGCGTGGATGTCGCCTTCGAAAATCAGCTCGGTGCCCGGCTTGGGCGACTTGCTCGAACGAAGATGCGCCAGTCCGCGGTGGCTATCCAGCGGACGCTCCAGCAGCATTTCCACCTTACCCCCGCTGGCCTTGTGGCCGTGCAGGCGGGCGGGAATCACTCGGGTGTCGTTGAAGACCAACAGATCGCCGGGTTCCAGCAGGTCCAACAAATCGGGAAAACGGCGGTGGTCCAGCGCGCCGTTTTGGCCATCCACACACAGTAATCGGCAATCGCTGCGCCGTTCGGACGGATAGCGGGCAATCAACTCATCGGGTAGCTCGAAATGGAAATCCGCGCGCTGCATGTGAAAAAAGCTCTTTCAGTGGTCGAACAGGCCGCCTAGGATAGCGCTTTAGGTCGATAAAGTCAGCGATGTGATTGACTTGACGGGCGATCTGCGTATAATTCGCCTCCATTGCCGGTGTGGCGGAATTGGTAGACGCAGCGGATTCAAAATCCGCCGCCTTTACGGGTGTGCCAGTTCGAGTCTGGCCACCGGCACCAACATCAAAGGCCTAGCGTTTATTGCTAGGCCTTTTTTTGTGCCTGCCTCTCAAGCCGTGCTGATGTTTTTGCCCGCGATGCTCTCCTCTAATCGCGGGAAGAACGGGATTACCCCGCCTTATTGCAGGTTTGTTTCCTGCTTTTTTATGAAATACTCGGATCAATTTTTTATGGCTGCTCGTCATCCACGACGGATGAGAGCGCTAAGGCGGTCAACGCCAGACTTACATAAAAACGTTTGGCGCAACGCGCTTGCGAATCTTTAGTGGAGATGTGCTCAATGGCGAAGTCATCAGCCGATATGCTTAAGTCAACGCGGCCCGGAGTTATGAGTGGCCATCTGCTCAACGGTGTCAGGGTCAGCCATCAAGAAGCCCAAAGCGACTGGGACTCACTGGCCAATACACGTGACGACGTGGTGCGTATCGACGTTCCGGCTGATCCTCAAGAGCGCATGGCCTTCGTTCGTCGCTGGATGGCCAACAACCAAAAAGCATTGAAGCAAGGGGGGATGGCCGCGACGTTGGTGCTGCCGTTACTCGCACAGCAGGCGCTGGCCGACCCAATGGTCGCCGTCAATGATCTACAAGGGGTGGCGGAAGTGATTCGCCAACCTAACGGTAGTCTAACGCTCATCATGAACAGCGGTCAGCGTATCGACATGGCCGCCGCGGATGTGGCGCTGGAAAACGGCCGTGTCGTCGTCGATATCGATTCGCTGATGGAGCTACTGGGCAATGATAGCGGTCTTCTCGTCCCGCTTAGCCAGCTTCCCGACGTTCAGACCTGGGAACTCTTGCCCGACGGCAATGTCTTGATCACCCGTCCCGACGGCACGCAAATGGTCATCGAGCGCGGCGCGCTGGTCCAGCAGGGCGATCTATTTCTCATCAGCCCTAGCAATGCCCTTCAACAAGGTATTGCCAGCGGCGAAGATTTCGGCAACTTATTATTCGTGCCTAGCGCGTCTTTCGCCAATCAGCCGTCGAGCACCAGCAGCTTCCCGAGTACCGCAAGCAGTAGTAGCGAGCCAGTCAGCTCGTTTGGTGATATTCCCCCCTGGCTGTATGTCGGCGGCGGCGCCATTGCGGTAGGGGCTGCCGCTGCGGGCGGTGGAGGCGGCGGTGGCGGTGGTGATGGTGGTCCTGCCACCATCAGCGGCTATGTGGTCGATGGGTATATTTCCGGGGCCACCGTGACGCGTGCCGTCAACTCGAATCAAGTCACCACGAATGACGATGGCTTCTTCAGTGGTTTGCAGGGCAGCGGTATCTTGACTGCCACTGGTGGTGTGGATATCTCCACAGGGTTGCCGTTTACCGGCGTATTACGGGCACCGGAAGATGCGACGGTGATTACCCCGTTGACCACCCTGATGGTGCAGCTCTCGCAACAGTTCGGCTTGAACGATGCTGATGCCCAAACGGCGATCAAAACGGCGCTTGGCCTCGACCAGCGAATCGATCTGATGACGACAGATCCGTTGGCAGAGGCATCGCCTAATCTGGATCTGCTCATTGCGGGTGTCAAAGTGGCAAGCCTGTTGGCCATGGCGGCTACGGCAGGGATTAGCAGTGCCGATGCGCTCTCGCGGCTGGGAACTGCCTTCAATCAAGCGAGCGACGCTGGCCGGGAGTTGACCAATCAGGAAATGGCCGATGCGTTGGGCCTTCCTTCCATTGCTGGCCAAGTAAAGCAGGCACTGGACGCCATCGATAACGCCAGTGACGGCCTTAATATCGATGCCTACCGAGACGGCAACAATAACCCGCTTCGGGACGCGCAAAGAAATGCTCAAGACCCGAATAGCGACCTTTCCGACACGATCGGTACCCGTGCCGAGGTACCTTATCTAACGCTACAACAAGCAGTGGCGCTGGCGGCCAATGACGAACTTCCGGCGAACTACTTGATCAACCCCAATCAGCCGTTTGCGGCAGGTACGTTGGGGTTGACGGCTGCAGGCAACCAGCTGGCGTTGGTCGAAACCGTGCTGGCGGGCGACTTCGATGTGGCGACTGCCCCCATTGCATTAGGCGATATTTATACGTGGTCGATTCGCGCGGATGCCGAAGATGTGTTGGTGAGCGGTGGTCTAGGTCGCCCTGAGGTCGTTGGGGCGCAAAGCGTGACGCTCACCAACACCACCATCCGTCCTGATCAGTTCGCTGATCTCAATACCTTGGATAATTTCGATCTGGGCAGCACGGTCGTGCCGTACACGTTGGAACAAGCGTTGGCGACCGACGTAATGCCTGCTAACTACACGCTCAACCCAAGTAGGCCTTTCTCCGCGGGTGACTTAACCGTGCGTGAGGCTGCTGAGTTGATCGATAGCACGCGTGTGCTACTGGATCTCGCCCAAAACACTGACAGCGACAATCTCACCCGTGATCTGCTCCTAGAGTGGAATATCGTCGATAGCCTTGCCACGATTTTAGGAACGCCCTCCGCACGCCCACAAATTGCCGAAGCCAATAGCATCAGCGTGACGGAAGCGATCATTACCCCTGCGCAGTTCGTACAGCTCAATGCGTTGCCTAACTTCGTGCTCGGCGAGACCGAGGTCGATTACACGCTGGCCGAAGCGCTGGCTGCCGATCCTCTCGCCAGCAACTACATCATCGACCTTCAGGCAGTGCTGAACGCAGGCACGGTGACCGTGGACGAAGCGGAAACCGAATTTGCCAACGTTAGTCGGGTACTGGAAGGCGCTAACAACCAGCCGCCACTTACGCTGTTCGAGTGGGTCATTCGCGATGACGTTGGTTGGATAATCGCTGATTTAGACCAAGGCCACGTGATCGAAGCCAACCAAGTATCAGCGAAAGATCGAGTGATCACGTCCGCTCAATTCGACCAGCTCAAGACGCTGGACAACTTCGAGCTGGGTACGACCATCGTTCGCTATACGCTGGAAAACGCCGTCAATGCAGATGAGCTAGCCGCCAATTACGACATCGACACCACCGTGCCCTTTGAAGCTGGTGAAGTCAGCGTCGACGCCGCCGCCACAAGGCTGGCAGCGGTAGAACGAATCCTCGATGGCGCCCTTAACACTCAAACACCCAACGCCGATGCGCTGTTCAACTGGACGGTCGTCGATAGCGCTTCCTCGATTTTAGAAGCGCGTAATGTTCCTCATCTCACTCGAGCAGATGCAGTCAACGTTAGTGACGACATCATTACCATTGCACAGTTCGAAGCGCTAAGCGCGGCGGATTTCAACTACGTTCGCCTCGGTGAGTTAGTGGAATACACGTTGGCTAACGCCATCTATGTCATTGATGCTGGCAATGGCCCCCTGGTTGCCGACTATGTGATCGACCTGGAAACATCGTTTAACGACGTTTGGACCGTCGCCCAGGGAGCGAGCTATTTCGCCATTATCGCGGGTGCAGAGAACCGGACTGCGCTACTCGGCAGCGATGCAGTGGTGTGGCAGGTCGAAGACAGCATTGGCAACTTGATCAATGGGATCAGTAACGAAAACCCGGATGATAATGCGTTTGACGACGATGCCATTGTGAACGCCCAAACAGTTCGCGTTTTAGGCGCGACCATCACTCAAGCTCAGTACGAAGAACTATTGGGGGTGTTAGGGAATACGCTGCGCTTAGATGCAGGGGAAGACGCAGTCAAA includes:
- the tgt gene encoding tRNA guanosine(34) transglycosylase Tgt, translated to MRNECFMRFERLAEDGRARRGRLHFPRGTVETPAFMPVGTYGTVKGMTPESVKEIGAEIILGNTFHLWLRPGTEVIEAHGDLHDFAQWDKPILTDSGGFQVFSLGEMRKITEQGVHFRSPVDGSKVFMGPEESMAVQRSLGSDVVMIFDECTPYPATFEEAEKSMELSLRWAKRSRDAHGDSPSALFGIIQGGMHPELRERSLKGLLEIGFDGLAIGGLSVGEPKEEMIKVLDYLPTWMPDDTPRYLMGVGKPEDLVEGVRRGVDMFDCVMPTRNARNGHLFTSEGTVKIRNAKHRFDTRPLDEECDCHTCQNFSRGYLHHLDRCNEMLGSMLNTIHNLRYYQRVMADLRAAIEAGTLTTFVESFYARRGLPVPPLAGAES
- the queA gene encoding tRNA preQ1(34) S-adenosylmethionine ribosyltransferase-isomerase QueA — protein: MQRADFHFELPDELIARYPSERRSDCRLLCVDGQNGALDHRRFPDLLDLLEPGDLLVFNDTRVIPARLHGHKASGGKVEMLLERPLDSHRGLAHLRSSKSPKPGTELIFEGDIHAVVEGRRDALFELRFLGDTPMIALLEKHGHMPLPPYITREDELSDRERYQTVYARRDGAVAAPTAGLHFDQPLLDALAEKGINSAFVTLHVGAGTFQPVRVDNILEHHMHSEWIEVTDATCQQIRETQAAGKRVIAVGTTSVRCLESACMKSSDGQIAPFSGDTDIFIYPGYEWRCVDALITNFHLPESTLLMLVSAFAGYEHIMQAYRTAVEERYAFFSYGDAMLLTR
- a CDS encoding calcium-binding protein; the encoded protein is MAKSSADMLKSTRPGVMSGHLLNGVRVSHQEAQSDWDSLANTRDDVVRIDVPADPQERMAFVRRWMANNQKALKQGGMAATLVLPLLAQQALADPMVAVNDLQGVAEVIRQPNGSLTLIMNSGQRIDMAAADVALENGRVVVDIDSLMELLGNDSGLLVPLSQLPDVQTWELLPDGNVLITRPDGTQMVIERGALVQQGDLFLISPSNALQQGIASGEDFGNLLFVPSASFANQPSSTSSFPSTASSSSEPVSSFGDIPPWLYVGGGAIAVGAAAAGGGGGGGGGDGGPATISGYVVDGYISGATVTRAVNSNQVTTNDDGFFSGLQGSGILTATGGVDISTGLPFTGVLRAPEDATVITPLTTLMVQLSQQFGLNDADAQTAIKTALGLDQRIDLMTTDPLAEASPNLDLLIAGVKVASLLAMAATAGISSADALSRLGTAFNQASDAGRELTNQEMADALGLPSIAGQVKQALDAIDNASDGLNIDAYRDGNNNPLRDAQRNAQDPNSDLSDTIGTRAEVPYLTLQQAVALAANDELPANYLINPNQPFAAGTLGLTAAGNQLALVETVLAGDFDVATAPIALGDIYTWSIRADAEDVLVSGGLGRPEVVGAQSVTLTNTTIRPDQFADLNTLDNFDLGSTVVPYTLEQALATDVMPANYTLNPSRPFSAGDLTVREAAELIDSTRVLLDLAQNTDSDNLTRDLLLEWNIVDSLATILGTPSARPQIAEANSISVTEAIITPAQFVQLNALPNFVLGETEVDYTLAEALAADPLASNYIIDLQAVLNAGTVTVDEAETEFANVSRVLEGANNQPPLTLFEWVIRDDVGWIIADLDQGHVIEANQVSAKDRVITSAQFDQLKTLDNFELGTTIVRYTLENAVNADELAANYDIDTTVPFEAGEVSVDAAATRLAAVERILDGALNTQTPNADALFNWTVVDSASSILEARNVPHLTRADAVNVSDDIITIAQFEALSAADFNYVRLGELVEYTLANAIYVIDAGNGPLVADYVIDLETSFNDVWTVAQGASYFAIIAGAENRTALLGSDAVVWQVEDSIGNLINGISNENPDDNAFDDDAIVNAQTVRVLGATITQAQYEELLGVLGNTLRLDAGEDAVKTTVTYANLEAAVGAVRAGGGDVLAPSEFYSITDSDARYIKSDNPLSVADALDEIALVKRVLDGAVGRSAAEFGTLYEWTIRDTARNILDEIENAGSALPEVLASAGITNSEEVSIFAANAPDENGEENILADQYDDLVAALGENGFGYNQVEYTLAYVFDETANTFADPDELADRFFFTEDVFEINDSLGGGNINVVLAAEYYSAVQTLVDRSSDPLDVKDIYRWSVLDSASNIVTAYANNGNQHPPHIREATLVEINDTAVITFEQYGILEQIPEFEIQSYTLEEAVDIYREDNSELVANYIIDDSTPYLAEELSLDQALEYRNAVSLIVDESEQSARNARLDSTALDELYSWTVLDTAAAILTAGNTNENISGAIEVYVSDDVITSSNAQTLIRDFSNFVLGDTPVSFIFTETLELSQIERITENYQILSDGNIPNFDLSGVSSAEARYTETQEIVNGAINRNDVSVEQLQTWTIADAGSVELFNARAEAWVTGADSITLDLSAGATLTPEQYEAFLVLENVILDTASVEYTLQQAVEFVDGGGVLPEGTTARPGSYQIESSTVYSPANTLSVDQVNALLGTVNSVLAVASNSDDLDRSALFSWAVVDTADTLIGAIDEVAVTGADSVRVDVPEIGYEDFEALSVLDNFNQDGLTVSYPLGELVERFLSGEDIPATYAIDTGAALFEAGALDVHAAERLYDTATTLIDGAVNSDVSLSSLTSWIVQDTFDNIYTQNIAGRDDPAAFLVSEAATIYVVDDDLEPGERQSLALELDPDGFEERPELSPGGSIDQLSKTFAINGQPDGDVELITDFRVGEALGRDELFIELETSDVEMLRGYDMSNVSDNVYSAGFGKYDVTEDGVDSATLADTDVAFAVFTTAEFGANGANWLSELGLQTGEVIYLLAGNSDTQDNLDDALLLRVEAVEENSVTGDSLGVLATFDNLNLDGFSGSGENWNTNYSIIT